One Chloroflexota bacterium DNA segment encodes these proteins:
- a CDS encoding ATP-binding cassette domain-containing protein translates to MTSNNMSVVHEVAGSQRARQAENRPSIQVESLVFGYQGRPPVFEGFSWQVQSGDSWAVLGPSGCGKSTLLYLLAGLRQPSAGSLLVDGYPVPRPRASTGLILQEYGLLPWYTVRDNVALGQQLGHFYRGKHPEGDLPRPYPPSDILPERVDYWLDRLGIAAVQSQYPGQISGGQRQRAAIARTLLLEPTLLLMDEPFSSLDAMTREDLEDLTLTLQAETGLTTVVVTHNIEEAAYLGRQILVLGQPPQRQLSPIENLTAGHLDYRRQPEFQRMCGQLRDTLDDVNASVGALS, encoded by the coding sequence ATGACATCAAATAATATGTCTGTTGTTCATGAAGTGGCCGGCTCACAGCGGGCACGGCAAGCTGAGAACCGGCCCTCGATCCAGGTCGAGAGCCTGGTATTCGGTTACCAGGGGCGGCCACCGGTCTTTGAGGGTTTTTCCTGGCAGGTCCAATCGGGCGACTCCTGGGCGGTTCTTGGTCCGAGTGGCTGTGGCAAGAGCACACTGCTCTACCTGCTGGCCGGATTGCGCCAGCCCAGCGCCGGCAGTCTTCTGGTCGATGGGTACCCGGTGCCGAGGCCGCGGGCCAGCACAGGTTTGATCCTGCAGGAATATGGGCTTTTGCCCTGGTACACTGTCAGGGATAACGTGGCCCTGGGGCAGCAGTTGGGCCACTTTTACCGGGGAAAACATCCGGAAGGGGACCTTCCCCGGCCATACCCGCCGTCCGACATCCTGCCTGAACGGGTCGACTATTGGCTGGACCGGTTGGGCATTGCCGCCGTGCAGAGCCAGTACCCGGGCCAGATCAGTGGGGGACAGCGCCAGCGGGCAGCGATTGCCCGCACCCTGCTGCTGGAACCTACGCTGCTCCTGATGGACGAGCCATTCTCGTCCCTGGATGCCATGACTCGGGAAGACCTTGAGGACCTCACCCTGACGTTGCAGGCTGAAACGGGGTTGACGACGGTGGTTGTCACCCACAACATCGAAGAAGCAGCCTATCTGGGCAGGCAGATTTTGGTCCTGGGCCAGCCACCCCAACGGCAACTTTCCCCCATCGAGAACTTGACTGCCGGCCATCTGGACTACCGGCGACAGCCAGAATTCCAGAGAATGTGCGGCCAACTTCGGGACACTCTGGATGATGTCAACGCTTCTGTGGGTGCGCTTTCATGA
- a CDS encoding ABC transporter substrate-binding protein, producing the protein MRLASGDAGYDRSRRMLFGSRFRWLTVLSLAVVLGLTLSACVPPGELQPGAGIPEDTTLKIALLPIMDVLPFHVAQTNGYFADEGISVEGVPVKSGQENATLMQTGQVDGQLTDLLGPVLFNQEEEKVKVVYTARRAYPDSPMFSIVAGPGGEIKASADLKGVPIGISQNTVIEYLTDRLLQAEGLSSEDIEITEVSAIPVRFELLMKGELPAAMLPDPLASGAIAAGATIVVDDSSHPELAQSVLAFTTEALADKPGTVASFVRAWDRAAAEINANPDAYKDLLIEVGRVPEMIQGSFGMPPFPEGSITSESEMQDVVDWMVGKGLIEQAVPYERLVDPGYLPL; encoded by the coding sequence ATGAGACTTGCTTCTGGAGATGCTGGATATGATCGTTCGAGGCGAATGCTATTCGGTTCTCGCTTCCGATGGTTAACTGTGTTATCGCTGGCCGTGGTTCTTGGCCTGACCCTAAGCGCCTGTGTGCCGCCGGGCGAACTGCAACCAGGCGCTGGAATCCCTGAGGATACAACCCTCAAGATCGCCCTGTTGCCTATCATGGATGTCCTGCCATTCCACGTGGCACAGACCAACGGCTACTTTGCAGACGAAGGAATCTCGGTCGAGGGCGTGCCGGTCAAGAGTGGTCAGGAAAACGCAACCCTGATGCAGACTGGGCAGGTCGATGGGCAATTGACCGATTTGCTGGGACCTGTGCTGTTCAACCAGGAAGAGGAAAAGGTCAAGGTGGTCTATACGGCGCGGCGGGCCTATCCCGATTCGCCCATGTTCAGCATTGTCGCCGGACCTGGCGGCGAAATCAAGGCCAGCGCGGACCTGAAAGGGGTGCCGATCGGCATCAGCCAGAACACTGTTATCGAGTACCTGACCGATCGTCTGTTGCAGGCCGAGGGGCTGTCCAGCGAAGATATCGAGATCACGGAAGTCAGTGCTATTCCGGTGCGTTTTGAACTGTTGATGAAGGGTGAACTGCCTGCTGCCATGTTGCCCGATCCCCTGGCGTCCGGCGCCATCGCTGCCGGTGCTACCATCGTTGTCGACGACAGTTCCCACCCGGAGCTTGCTCAAAGTGTGCTGGCCTTCACCACGGAAGCGCTGGCAGACAAACCGGGCACGGTGGCCAGCTTCGTTCGAGCCTGGGACCGGGCTGCTGCTGAGATCAACGCCAACCCCGATGCCTACAAGGATCTGTTAATTGAGGTCGGGCGGGTTCCTGAGATGATTCAGGGATCGTTTGGGATGCCACCCTTTCCCGAAGGCAGTATCACCAGCGAATCGGAAATGCAGGACGTGGTCGATTGGATGGTCGGGAAAGGCCTGATCGAGCAGGCAGTGCCCTACGAGCGACTGGTGGATCCGGGCTATCTGCCGTTGTGA